In the Gossypium arboreum isolate Shixiya-1 chromosome 10, ASM2569848v2, whole genome shotgun sequence genome, one interval contains:
- the LOC108488909 gene encoding coumaroyl-CoA:anthocyanidin 3-O-glucoside-6''-O-coumaroyltransferase 1-like, with translation MKILEDSLVFLPHGSVLNASTLPLTFLDIYWFGFPPMQRLFFYDFPYPTSYFMQTVVPNLKSSLSLVLQHFFPFAGNLVLPPPPQLPYIHFKDSNSVCFIAKESTVDFGHLIGDHGRRVEEFQVLLPKLQPANTSTNGNGMKKLEKSLMAIQVTVFPNAGIALGVTFNHVVADGRAFIHFMKSWAFLNRSQGDSSFLNNFPPPDFNRDLIKDPQGQLASTFVKDKWGTEESDTLPTNKLRFTFVIKRSQVELLKNWVTTKLMEENESEKLRISTFVVTCAYMWVCLNKLQENETKHPSLSGDSHIVFSADCRHHLKLPPTYFGNCIEPRFATAKKTELVKEKGVIVAAKAIGRQVMELEEVGALREAEKWLSKHKEILKPGTHFISIAASPKFGVYEIDFGWGRPRKTEVAHIGSLGSISMAESREEEGGVEFGLALSQEELHSFNDVFHRGLQQLQ, from the coding sequence ATGAAAATTCTTGAAGATAGCTTGGTGTTCCTCCCGCATGGATCGGTTCTTAATGCTTCGACTCTTCCTCTTACGTTCTTGGATATATACTGGTTTGGTTTTCCTCCCATGCAACGCCTTTTTTTCTATGATTTCCCTTACCCTACTTCCTATTTCATGCAAACTGTTGTTCCCAATCTCAAATCATCTCTCTCCCTCGTTCTTCAACATTTCTTTCCCTTTGCGGGCAATCTTGTGTTGCCTCCACCGCCTCAATTGCCTTATATTCACTTCAAAGACAGCAATTCCGTTTGCTTTATTGCTAAAGAGTCGACGGTAGATTTTGGCCATCTCATCGGCGATCATGGACGACGTGTTGAGGAGTTCCAGGTTCTTCTCCCGAAATTGCAGCCTGCAAATACGAGCACAAATGGAAATGGAATGAAGAAGTTGGAGAAGTCTCTCATGGCTATTCAGGTTACTGTGTTTCCCAACGCAGGGATTGCGTTAGGTGTTACGTTTAACCATGTTGTAGCTGATGGTAGAGCGTTTATTCACTTTATGAAATCATGGGCATTTCTTAATAGATCCCAAGGGGATTCCAGTTTTCTCAACAATTTTCCACCACCTGATTTCAACCGTGATTTGATCAAAGATCCTCAGGGGCAACTTGCATCTACATTCGTGAAGGATAAATGGGGTACGGAGGAGTCGGATACCCTTCCCACTAACAAGCTTCGGTTCACTTTTGTCATTAAACGATCACAAGTTGAGTTGCTGAAAAACTGGGTTACAACAAAGTTGATGGAGGAAAACGAATCGGAGAAATTAAGGATTTCAACTTTTGTTGTAACATGTGCTTACATGTGGGTTTGTTTGaacaaattacaagaaaatgaaacCAAACATCCTTCACTATCAGGCGATTCTCATATAGTTTTCTCAGCAGACTGCAGACACCACCTGAAACTGCCTCCAACATACTTCGGGAACTGCATTGAGCCACGTTTTGCAACCGCTAAAAAGACTGAACTGGTGAAAGAGAAAGGAGTTATTGTGGCTGCAAAGGCCATTGGGAGACAAGTAATGGAATTGGAGGAGGTGGGAGCATTAAGAGAGGCAGAGAAATGGTTGTCAAAGCATAAAGAAATATTAAAACCTGGAACCCATTTTATAAGCATAGCTGCATCACCCAAATTTGGTGTTTATGAGATAGATTTTGGGTGGGGAAGACCCAGAAAAACAGAGGTGGCTCACATTGGTTCATTAGGATCCATTTCCATGGCTGAGAGCAGAGAAGAGGAAGGTGGGGTTGAATTTGGGTTAGCACTTTCTCAAGAAGAATTGCATAGCTTCAACGATGTTTTTCATCGAGGCTTACAACAGCTACAATAA